From the Euphorbia lathyris chromosome 6, ddEupLath1.1, whole genome shotgun sequence genome, one window contains:
- the LOC136233193 gene encoding uncharacterized protein translates to MKREGRQHGMVRTQCILPSPLNPNPKPRLINRPTAGLFTKVHPYPTNHSKFTGKCAKSRCNGCHIHPSSKSKDKTKGTHKLKSLDVVSNSRLITWRVVDARPGFTFSGVSATGMLDHLDNLFATDHYDHDHDHESESESEIQDINVNYAVEDDLDEVDEDEDEDEDEDEGWCLVAQM, encoded by the coding sequence atgaagaggGAAGGACGCCAACACGGTATGGTAAGAACTCAGTGCATCTTACCGTCTCCTTTGAATCCTAACCCAAAACCCCGACTCATCAACCGCCCCACCGCCGGTTTATTTACGAAGGTCCATCCCTACCCGACTAACCACTCCAAATTCACTGGAAAGTGCGCTAAATCTCGGTGCAATGGCTGCCATATCCACCCCTCTTCCAAGTCTAAAGACAAAACCAAAGGAACTCACAAGCTCAAATCTCTTGATGTCGTCTCTAATTCCAGACTCATCACTTGGCGGGTTGTTGATGCTCGACCCGGTTTCACTTTTTCCGGGGTTTCTGCTACTGGGATGTTGGATCATTTGGATAATCTATTTGCTACTGATCATTATGATCATGATCATGATCATGAATCGGAATCCGAATCCGAGATTCAAGATATTAATGTTAATTATGCGGTTGAAGATGATTTGGATgaggttgatgaagatgaagatgaagatgaagatgaagatgaaggttGGTGCTTAGTTGCTCAAATGTGA
- the LOC136233890 gene encoding uncharacterized protein, producing the protein MNSSISKGEIRYAVRIRKNGSGIHGWVQMFHSIPNFLSDSFKQELPTWQGWDKLVKENELKEGSILVFNLLGLLAVWRKSHNNLKFKFLLPNLKFMRETLMWYVMLSERILKASLEFLQLGKKGIMKNQWPNRPNLRSNCTLILCCDPPFLNEDL; encoded by the exons ATGAACAGTTCCATCTCCAAAGGTGAGATCCGGTACGCTGTCAGGATACGGAAAAACGGGTCCGGAATCCACGGCTGGGTCCAGATGTTTCACTCCATTCCCAATTTTCTTTCTGATTCCTTTAAGCAGGAGCTCCCTACCTG GCAAGGATGGGATAAGCTTGTGAAAGAAAATGAATTGAAAGAGGGAAGTATTCTAGTTTTCAATCTTTTGGGTCTACTTGCTGTTTGGAGAAAGTCCCACAACAACCTCAAATTCAAATTCCTACTTCCAAACCTGAAGTTTATGCGAGAAACACT AATGTGGTATGTAATGCTAAGCGAAAGGATCCTAAAAGCATCTTTGGAGTTTCTGCAACTG GGAAAGAAAGGAATAATGAAAAACCAGTGGCCAAACAGACCAAATCTCAGAAGCAATTGCACTCTCATTCTCTGTTGTG ATCCACCATTCTTGAATGAAGACCTCTGA